The Arthrobacter sp. Marseille-P9274 DNA segment TGGACCTTCCGGTCCAGGGGAGCCCCTGTCTAATAGGGAAGCCCGCGGATCAGGCGCGGGACCAGGCTGGCCGCGCCGCCAGCGGACGTCGCTACGGCCTGGGCTACCAGCGGACCTGCTTCTCGCCGCGGCCCTGGCGGCTGCTGGCGTGGGTCGGCTTGTGGCCGTTGCCGATGCTGTGCCAGCCGGGCAGGTCGCCCGGATTCTTGGCGGCGCGGGCCTCGTCGAGCCGCTTCTGCTGTTCGCTGCTCAGCTTGGCGGCCGCCGACGGGGCCAGATGGACGTGCAGGTCCTTGTTCTTATCAGCGGTGGTCATGGTTTCCTCCTGATCGTGAATGCTCTGCGGAGAAGGTGTCTGGTGCCGGCGCCAGTGACGGCGGAAGTCGGGTCGGTTCAGGCACGGAAGCGCGGGAACGACTCGCAAGGCACAGCCTCGGCAGGCGGGATTTTGAGCTGGCATCTGACGGGCATCGCGGCGGGGCGACACGCGGATTACTCGAAAATCAGTGTTCCCATGCGGGCAAGCCTAACAAGCGCGGACGGATTCGGATAGGTTGTGGGGACAAACCGAGAGGGGCGGCGAATGCCTGGCTTCGACGAGCGCTATGACCCGATCTACCAGCGCGGGCATCAGGGGCAGGCCCCCGGGACCGCGCAGTCCGCACGCGCCTCCGGCAACGGGCAGATCCGGAAGACCTCCGCATCCGGCTCCGGCCCGGCTTCCCAAGCCGTGCCGCGGCCGCCCGAGCATGCCCCGTTCGGCCGGCCGGACCACCCCGGCCGGCCGGCGGACCCCAGCCGCGACGGGCTCCATGAAGGCCCGGGAATTTCCGAGGTCGCGCCGGCCGGCGCCGCCGCGGAGGCCGGGGAACCTGCCGAATCCGTGGCGCGGAAAATCAACCCGTTCCTCCTGTCCCTCTGGCTTGTCGGCCTCGTCGCCCTCGGCCTGGGCATCTTCTCGGCGATGGTCCCGCTGGGCCTGATCGATACGGACCAGTTCGCTCCCGGCCCCGATCCGAGCGTGTGGCTGTTCATCCTGCCCACACTCTCCCCCGGCTTCCTCAGCGGGGGCTTCGCGTGCATCGGCCTGGCCCTCGGGCTGCACGCCCTGGCCTGGCAGCGGCGCCGCTGATCCGGCGCCCCTTCTCCGGCGCCCGCAGCCTCAGGGCCAGCGGACGCGCGTGGCCATCTCGGGATGCCGGCGCAGGTAACCCGCAATGTACGGGCAATGCGGCACGGCGGTCTTGTCCCGCCCTGCCACGTCGCTCAGGGCATACTCAGCGAGCTTGGCCGCCAGGCCTTCGCCCTCGAACTCGGCCCGGATGTCTGTGTGCTGGAAGGCGACCTCGCGCCCGCTCGCGTGGAAGACCGAGGCGCCCGCCAGCCTGCCGTCCACGTGGATCTCGTAGCGGCTCTGGGCGTCGTTGCGTGTCAGGGAGAAGCTCTCAACCATGCTTCGAGCTTCCCAGCGCCGGGCTGGCGGCGCAATGGCCGTCCGGCCTAGCCGCGCAGCTGCACATCGGCCCAGACCAGCCTGTGGTCGCTGGTGGGGAACGGGAACTCGCCGGTCAGCTCCGAGCCGGCTTCTCCCCGCTTGGGCCAAAAGACACCGGCGCCCCGCACCAGCAGGTTCTTCGACGGCAGCACGTAGTCGGCGCGCAGGTTGCCCGGCGCAGGGTCGTCGTTGAAGTCGGCGGTGTCGAAGCGCGGGTCGCCCAGGTGGCTGATGTTGGCTCCGCCCTGCAGCGCCGCCGCTTCTACAGCCCCCTGCGAGGCGGGCCTCGGGTCCTGGATGCGCGGGTGGTCCAGCAGCTGGTCGATCGCGCCCGGGTAGGAGTCTCCGTCCCGGGGGTCGGAGTTCTGGTCGCCCATGACCACGAAGCGCGAACCGGGCTTCAAGCCGCCCTGTGCCCCGCCGTCGTCGTAAATGTACGATGCCCGCGGCCCGCCTGCCGCATAATCCGCCCAGAAGCGGATCTCGTCATAATTGCGCTTCCCGTTCCTGTCCTCGGGCCCGTCGAAGGAGGGCGGCGTGGGGTGGCTGGCCAGCACGTGGACGGTCTTGTTTCCGACCTGCACCGGCACGTCCCAGTGCGACTTGCTGGAGAGCCGCAGCAGTTCCTGTGCCTGCGCAGAGTAGTAGTCCGTCGGCATCAGATTGCCCGGCATGTCCTTCCAGAGGAAGTTCTGGAAGGTGCGCACGTTGGCTGTGTCGATCGCGTACTTCGAGAGCACGACCATGCCGTACTGGCCCGGAAACAGCCCGAAGCCGAAGGCGTCGTCCCCGGTTCCGAGCACGCCGTCGTTGTTCAGGTCCACGCCCGTGTCGATGCCGGTGTTGGACGGCGCGGCGTAGGCGTACGAGTACTCCACCGGCGCCTGGGCGTTCTGGCTGACCTGCAGGTAGTTCTGCCGGAACAGGTCCACCGCCGCGTTGCCCTCGGCGTAGTCGAACTCGTTCAGCAGCAGGATGTCCGGGTTGTTCCGCTGGATGACCTCGGCGATGTTGCGGGCCTGCTGGTTGTCCGGCGTGGCCAGGTCGGCGAGCAGCTCGCCCTCTGCGCCGCGGTTGAGGCTGGCGTTGTAGGTGGCCATCCGGATCGTTTCCTGTTGCACGTTCCCAGTATGCGCCGCCGGCGGGGCCTGCTGCGGGGCGGCCTGGCCAGAGGGAACAACGACGGCGGACAGGGCTGCGGCGGCGAGCGCAGCCAGGAGCGGGGTCAGGATGCGGGTCATACGCCGAGCCTAGGCGCCGGCGGGAAAACGCATGGTGAATTCCCGCCGGACCACGGACCCTCCCGCCGCCGGACCGGTCAGCCGGGGCGGCCGGGCTTGAGCTGCTGGCGGCGGGGACTGTTCGGGTTCATCAGCGAATGCTTGTAGCCGTAGAAGAAGTAGATGAGCAGGCCGATAATCAGCCACACGCCGAACCGGAGCCAGGTTTCCCAGTGCAGCTGCAGCATCAGGAAAAACGAGGAGAGGACGCCGAAGGCCGGGACTACCGGCATCAGCGGCAGCCTGAAGGTCCGCGGCTCGTCCGGCCGGGTGTAGCGGAGCACGATCACGGCAACGCAGGTCACGACGAAGGCTGCGAGGATGCCGATGTTGGTCAGGTCCGCGACGGCCCGGATCGGGAAGACACCGGCGAGCAGAGCCGAGGCGATCCCGGCGATCCAGGTCACCCGCTGGGGAGTGCCGTGCTGGTCCGTGGCGGAGAACCAACGCGGCAGCAGCCCATCCCGGCTCATCGAGAACCAGACCCGGGTGACGCCGAGCAGGAAGGTCAGCATGACGGTCAGGATGGAGACCACGGCGAACGCCGAGATGATCGTGGCCACCACCGGCAGGCCGACATTCTGGAAGGCCGAGGCGAAGCCGGCCGTGGGGCTGATCTCCGTGTAGTTCTGCATGCCGGTCAGCACCAGCGTGGCCAGGACGTAGAGAATCATGGCGATCAGCAGGGAGAGCAGGATGGCCTTGGGCATGTGTTTTTTGCCGTCGACGGCCTCCTCCGCCGCTGTGCTCATCGCGTCGTAGCCGAAGACGGCGAAGAAGACGGTGGCGGCGCCGGCCAGGACCGGGCCGAAGCCCGAGGGCATGAACGGCGTGTAGTTGTCAGGGTTCACGAAGAAGAAGCCGAGCCCGATGATGAACAGGATCAGCAGCACCTTCACGCCAACCGCGACGAGTTCGAACCGGCCGAAGGTCTTGGTTCCGCGGCTGAGGATCCACGCGATGAGCAGGCAGACCAGAATGGCCGGCAGGTTGATGACGCCGCCCTCGATCGTGTCGGCGGTGCCCTGCATCCAGACCGGCACGTCGATACCGATCCCGCTCATGAACTCGGTGAAGTAGCCGGAAATGCCGATGGCCACCACCGCCACGATCGCGATGTATTCCAGCAGCAGGTCCCAGCCGATGAACCAGCCGATGATCTCGCCCAGGGCGACGTAGCCGTAGGTGTAGGCGGAGCCGGCCCGCGGGATCATGCCCGCGAATTCCGCGTAGGACAACGCGGCGGCGGCGCTGGCCAGTCCCGCGATCAGGAAGGAGATCAGCACCGCAGGCCCCACCGGTTCGGCCTCCCCTCCGCCGTTGGCCACCAGGCCGGCCAAGGTGAAGATGCCGATGCCGATGATGCCGCCGACACCAATCGCCGTCAGCTGCCACAGGCCCAGCGACCGGAACAGTCCGGTTTTGACGCTCTCGTCGTCGACTTCGTTCAGCGGCTTGCGCCGCATGATGGACTGGCTCAGATCACGTGTACTCATGGGGCTTCCTCTCCTAGATCAGCCCTACCGAAAGGGTGTTCGGCGTACCAAAGCGGTGCGCCGTGATGCTGACCGCCTGCTCATGCAGGAACGGCAACAGTTCCACTCGTCCGGCCTCGGTGACCGGATGGGGGTAGGCCGCCACGTCCGGCGAACCGCCAGCTGCTTCGGCGAGCGCGGACGGGTCCCCGCCGATAAGCCGGATCCGTCCGGGTCCCAGGCGCGGCACCCGCGCCAGCCACGCGGCGTCGTCCTCGACCACCACCTCGATGCCGCGGTCGATCAGCACCGCGCGCACTGCGGCGGGGAGGTCGACGGCGGTGGACACCTTCACGTCCGAGCCGGCCAGCAGCCCGGCGGCGAGCACGCGGACCAGCTTGGCGGGCCGCTCGGACTCCGACAGGCGGACGGTGACCGGCAGCGGCAGGTAGCGGAAGACGTTGCGCTCGGCGGCCACGCCCGAGACATCCTTCACCACCCCGAATTCTTCAGCCCAGGCCTCGGCGTCCGAGGACAGCGAGCGCGCCAGGAAGGCGGCCTCGTCCTCGTTCAGGAACCCCTGCGCCCCGGTGGCCGCGGCGAGAAGGTGGCGCACGCCGTCGTCCTTGATCTCTGCCGTAGCCCGGCTGGGCGCGGATTCCCACTCCCCCAGCCCGGCGAGATAGTTCGGGCCGCCGGCCTTGCTGCCCGCGCCCACGGCCGACTTCTTCCAGCCGCCGAAGGGCTGGCGCTGCACGATCGCCCCGGTGATGTGCCGGTTCACGTACAGGTTGCCGGCCTGGACATGGTCCAGCCAGTAGTCCAGCTCGTCGCGGTCCAGCGAGTGCAGGCCGGACGTCAGGCCGTAGTCGATCTCGTTCTGCATGGCCACGGCCTCCTCGAGGGTGTCCGCGGTCATCACGCCGAGGATCGGGCCGAAGAACTCGGTCAGGTGGTAGCGCGAGCCGCGGCGCACGCCGGTGCGGACTCCGGGGCTCCAGAGCTTGCCGGATTCGTCCAGCCGCTCCGGCTTCAGCAGCCAGTCCTCCCCCTCGCCGAGGTTGGTCAGCCCGTCCAGCAGCTTGCCGCTGGCCGGCTCGATGACCGGTCCCATCTGCGTGGCGGCGTCCTGCGGGTAGCCGACCGTCAACGACGTGACGGCGTCCACCAGCTGGTTTCGGAAGCGGCGGGACTGCGCCACGGAGCCGACCAGGATCACCAGCGAGGCGGCCGAGCATTTCTGGCCGGCGTGCCCGAAGGCGGAGTAGGCCACGTCCTTCGCCGCGAGGTCGAAGTCCGCGCTCGGCGTGACGATGATGGCGTTCTTGCCGGACGTCTCGGCCAGCAGCGGCAGATCCGGGCGGAAGGACCGGAAGAGCTCGGCGGTCTCGTAGCCTCCGGTCAGCACCACGCGGTCCACGCGCGGATCGGAGATCAGCTGCCGGCCCAGTTCCCGCTCGCCCAGCTGCACCAGCTGCAGCACCTCGCGCGGGACGCCGGCCTCCCACAGCGCCTCCACCATGACCGCGCCGGTCCGCTGCGCCGGCTTCGCCGGTTTAATGACGACGGCGGAGCCCGCCGCGAGCGCGGCCAGCGTGGATCCGGCGGGGATGGCGATGGGGAAGTTCCAGGGCGGGGTGACCACGGTGAGCCGCGACGGCACGTATATGGCCCCGTCCACCGTGTCGAGCCTGCGGGCCAGCTCGGCGTAGTAGTGCGCGAAGTCGATCGCCTCAGAGACCTCGGGGTCCGACTGGTCGAGGGTCTTGCCGGCCTCGGCCGCCGAGACCTCCATCAGGCGCGCCCGGTTGGCGGCGAGCGCGTCGCCGGCGCGGTGCAGGATCTCGGCACGCTCGGCGCCCGACAGCGCGCCCCACGCCTTGCCGTGCTCCACGGCGGTGGCGAGGACCCGCTCCAGCCCGGTCTCGTCCCGGATGGCGGCGGCCTCGATGGCCTCGACGCCCAAGGTGGAATCCGGGACCCGCTCGAGGATGCCGCGGCCCCATGCCCGGTTGGCCGGCAGGGACGGATCGGTGTCCGGGGTGTTGCGGAAGCCGTCGCGGGGAGCGGGCTCGACCGGTTCGTGCCGGTCCTGCCGGCGGTTGGGCGGCGGCACCGAGTCGTCGAGGTTCTCCAGCGAAGCCAGGAAACGCTGTTTCTCCCGCTCGAACAGCTGCTCGTTAGCGCTCAGCTCGAAGACCGCCGACATGAAGTTCTCCTGGCTGGCGCCCTCTTCCAGCCGGCGGATGAGGTAGGCGATGGCCACGTCGAACTCCTGCGGATGAACCACCGGGGTGTAGAGGAGCAGCGAGCCGACGTCCTTCTTCACGGCCTCGGCCTGGCCCTGGGCCATCCCCAGCAGCATCTCGAAGTCGATCCGGTCCGCCACGCCGCGGCGCTTCGCCAGCAGCCAGGCGAACGCCACGTCGAACAGGTTGTGCCCGGCGACGCCGATCCGTACGGCGTCAACGTGCTCGGGGCGCAGGGAGTAATTGAGCACCCGCTTGTAGTTGGTGTCCGAGTCCTGCTTGGTGCCCCACGTGGCCAGCGGCCAGTCATGCAGGGAGGCCTCCACCTGTTCCATCGGCAGGTTGGCGCCCTTGACCACGCGCACCTTGATCGGTGCGCCGCCGGCGGCCCGCCGGGCCCGGGCCCATTGGGTCAGCTCCATCATCGCGGCCAGCGCGTCCGGCAGGTAGGCCTGCAGCACGATGCCGGCTTCCAGGTTGTGGAACTCGGGGCGGTCCAGGATCCGGGTGAAGACCGCCATGGTCATGCCCAGGTCCTTGTATTCCTCCATATCGAGGTTGATGAACTTCGGCTGCGGCGACTGCGCGGCCTGCCGGTACAGCGGGGTCAGGCTTTCGACGACGTCCTCCACCGCCTCGTCGAAGGCCCACGGGGAATGCGGAGCCACGGTGGAGGAAACCTTGATCGAGACGTAGTCGACGTCGTCGCGGGCCAGCAGTTTGTGGGTGCCCTCGAGGCGGCGGGCGGCTTCGCGGCGGCCCAGCACGGCCTCGCCCAGCAGGTTGATGTTCAGCCGCACGTCGTCCCTGCGGATCTTGGCAATGGCCGGGCCGAGTCGGGCGTCCGTGGCGTCGACGATCAGGTGGCCGACCATTTCGCGCAGCACCCTCCGCGCCGCCGGAATAACCAGTTGCGGCAGCACGGGAGCCATCGCGCCGCCGAGCCGGACGGCGCCGCGCATGTACCAGGGGAGGAAGGCCGGGGCCTTGGGAGCCAGCGCGGCGAGGTTGCGGGCGGCCACCTTGAGGTCCTCCGGCCGGATCACGCCGTCGACGAATCCTACGGTGAACTCCAGTCCGTTGGGGTCCTTCAGCACCCCGGCCAGCTGCTTGGCCGCCGGGTCGACCGGCACCTTGGCCGCCTCGGTCAGCCAGCGGCGGACCAGCGCGATGGTCTCATCGGCGAGTTCGCCCGGAGTCTCTCCCGCCAGCGCATCCGTCTCCACGGAGGCCTCCTTCACAAGCTCTTTCATGCCAGCATGAACCCTTTGCAGTCGATTTGGGTAGGTCTTTCCTCAAGTATGGAAGCGGCGTTCAATTAGATAAAGTGATCTTTTCCGATCGATATGGATCGGATTCACCGAGGGATCGAGGAAGCATGCTGGACGTCCGCAGGCTACGGCTCCTGCGCGAGCTGAAAATTCGCGGCACCCTCGCAGAGGTCGCGGCCGCGCTCAACTTCAGTCCGTCGTCGGTCTCGCAGCAGCTGTCCCTGCTGGAGAAGGAAGCCGGCGTCGAGTTGCTGCGCAAGACGGGACGGCGCGTGCAGCTGACCCCGCAGGCCGAAATCCTGGTGACCCACACCGAGCAGCTGCTGCAGCGGCTGGAACGCGCCGAGACCGACCTGGCCGCGTCGCTGACCACCGTCACCGGCACCGTACGCGTGGCCGTCTTCCAGTCGGCTGCCCTGGCGCTGATGCCCCAGTCGCTCAGCGAGATGCGGGAGCGCCACCCGGAAGTGCGGATCGAAATGGTCCAGCGCGAACCCGAAACGGCGCTCTACGAGACGTGGGCGCGGGACTTCGACGTCGTCGTCGCCGAGCAGTATCCGGGCCATGCCGCACCCCACTATCCCGAGCTGGACCGGCAGCAGCTGACCACCGACGCCATCCGCCTCGCCGTCCCCGCGGAGGACGCCGGCCTGGGCGCCATCGGGTCGGTCGACGACGCCAAGCACCGGCCCTGGGTGATGGAACCGCACGGCGCCGCCTCCCGCCACTGGGCCGAGCAGGCCTGCCGCTCCGCCGGCTTCGAACCCGACGTCCGGTACGAGACCGCGGACCTCCAGGCGCAGATCCGCCTGGTCGAGTCCGGCAACGCCGTCGCCTTCATGCCGGACCTGCTCTGGACGGGGCGGGCGCACAGCTGCCGCCTGCTCGAACTGCCCACCAAGCCGCGGCGCACCATCTTCACCTCGGTCCGCCGCGCCAGCGCCCACCACCCCGCGATCAGCGCCTTCCGGGAGATCCTGGAGGGCGCCGCCGCCAGGATCTGACCGATCCTGACCGTCAGGCAGGATCAGCCGGCTCCACCCCGGGTATGAGCCCGGCGGGCCGGGTTTTCATCCCGGGGCCCGACGCGCCGCACCGCCGCCCCGGACAGGATGGAAGCATGAACTCCACCCGCACCGGCAGCACCGCTTCACGCCCGGCGCCGTCCGGCCCCGGCCCGTCAACGGC contains these protein-coding regions:
- a CDS encoding GNAT family N-acetyltransferase, with the translated sequence MVESFSLTRNDAQSRYEIHVDGRLAGASVFHASGREVAFQHTDIRAEFEGEGLAAKLAEYALSDVAGRDKTAVPHCPYIAGYLRRHPEMATRVRWP
- a CDS encoding endonuclease/exonuclease/phosphatase family protein produces the protein MTRILTPLLAALAAAALSAVVVPSGQAAPQQAPPAAHTGNVQQETIRMATYNASLNRGAEGELLADLATPDNQQARNIAEVIQRNNPDILLLNEFDYAEGNAAVDLFRQNYLQVSQNAQAPVEYSYAYAAPSNTGIDTGVDLNNDGVLGTGDDAFGFGLFPGQYGMVVLSKYAIDTANVRTFQNFLWKDMPGNLMPTDYYSAQAQELLRLSSKSHWDVPVQVGNKTVHVLASHPTPPSFDGPEDRNGKRNYDEIRFWADYAAGGPRASYIYDDGGAQGGLKPGSRFVVMGDQNSDPRDGDSYPGAIDQLLDHPRIQDPRPASQGAVEAAALQGGANISHLGDPRFDTADFNDDPAPGNLRADYVLPSKNLLVRGAGVFWPKRGEAGSELTGEFPFPTSDHRLVWADVQLRG
- a CDS encoding amino acid permease, translated to MSTRDLSQSIMRRKPLNEVDDESVKTGLFRSLGLWQLTAIGVGGIIGIGIFTLAGLVANGGGEAEPVGPAVLISFLIAGLASAAAALSYAEFAGMIPRAGSAYTYGYVALGEIIGWFIGWDLLLEYIAIVAVVAIGISGYFTEFMSGIGIDVPVWMQGTADTIEGGVINLPAILVCLLIAWILSRGTKTFGRFELVAVGVKVLLILFIIGLGFFFVNPDNYTPFMPSGFGPVLAGAATVFFAVFGYDAMSTAAEEAVDGKKHMPKAILLSLLIAMILYVLATLVLTGMQNYTEISPTAGFASAFQNVGLPVVATIISAFAVVSILTVMLTFLLGVTRVWFSMSRDGLLPRWFSATDQHGTPQRVTWIAGIASALLAGVFPIRAVADLTNIGILAAFVVTCVAVIVLRYTRPDEPRTFRLPLMPVVPAFGVLSSFFLMLQLHWETWLRFGVWLIIGLLIYFFYGYKHSLMNPNSPRRQQLKPGRPG
- a CDS encoding bifunctional proline dehydrogenase/L-glutamate gamma-semialdehyde dehydrogenase is translated as MKELVKEASVETDALAGETPGELADETIALVRRWLTEAAKVPVDPAAKQLAGVLKDPNGLEFTVGFVDGVIRPEDLKVAARNLAALAPKAPAFLPWYMRGAVRLGGAMAPVLPQLVIPAARRVLREMVGHLIVDATDARLGPAIAKIRRDDVRLNINLLGEAVLGRREAARRLEGTHKLLARDDVDYVSIKVSSTVAPHSPWAFDEAVEDVVESLTPLYRQAAQSPQPKFINLDMEEYKDLGMTMAVFTRILDRPEFHNLEAGIVLQAYLPDALAAMMELTQWARARRAAGGAPIKVRVVKGANLPMEQVEASLHDWPLATWGTKQDSDTNYKRVLNYSLRPEHVDAVRIGVAGHNLFDVAFAWLLAKRRGVADRIDFEMLLGMAQGQAEAVKKDVGSLLLYTPVVHPQEFDVAIAYLIRRLEEGASQENFMSAVFELSANEQLFEREKQRFLASLENLDDSVPPPNRRQDRHEPVEPAPRDGFRNTPDTDPSLPANRAWGRGILERVPDSTLGVEAIEAAAIRDETGLERVLATAVEHGKAWGALSGAERAEILHRAGDALAANRARLMEVSAAEAGKTLDQSDPEVSEAIDFAHYYAELARRLDTVDGAIYVPSRLTVVTPPWNFPIAIPAGSTLAALAAGSAVVIKPAKPAQRTGAVMVEALWEAGVPREVLQLVQLGERELGRQLISDPRVDRVVLTGGYETAELFRSFRPDLPLLAETSGKNAIIVTPSADFDLAAKDVAYSAFGHAGQKCSAASLVILVGSVAQSRRFRNQLVDAVTSLTVGYPQDAATQMGPVIEPASGKLLDGLTNLGEGEDWLLKPERLDESGKLWSPGVRTGVRRGSRYHLTEFFGPILGVMTADTLEEAVAMQNEIDYGLTSGLHSLDRDELDYWLDHVQAGNLYVNRHITGAIVQRQPFGGWKKSAVGAGSKAGGPNYLAGLGEWESAPSRATAEIKDDGVRHLLAAATGAQGFLNEDEAAFLARSLSSDAEAWAEEFGVVKDVSGVAAERNVFRYLPLPVTVRLSESERPAKLVRVLAAGLLAGSDVKVSTAVDLPAAVRAVLIDRGIEVVVEDDAAWLARVPRLGPGRIRLIGGDPSALAEAAGGSPDVAAYPHPVTEAGRVELLPFLHEQAVSITAHRFGTPNTLSVGLI
- a CDS encoding LysR substrate-binding domain-containing protein, producing MLDVRRLRLLRELKIRGTLAEVAAALNFSPSSVSQQLSLLEKEAGVELLRKTGRRVQLTPQAEILVTHTEQLLQRLERAETDLAASLTTVTGTVRVAVFQSAALALMPQSLSEMRERHPEVRIEMVQREPETALYETWARDFDVVVAEQYPGHAAPHYPELDRQQLTTDAIRLAVPAEDAGLGAIGSVDDAKHRPWVMEPHGAASRHWAEQACRSAGFEPDVRYETADLQAQIRLVESGNAVAFMPDLLWTGRAHSCRLLELPTKPRRTIFTSVRRASAHHPAISAFREILEGAAARI